From a region of the Lentilactobacillus curieae genome:
- the thiE gene encoding thiamine phosphate synthase, whose protein sequence is MTIKFESKHLGAYFICGTQDIKNENQTIVSVLTEALNAGITAFQFREKGPTSLTGEAKYKLAVTLKKLCKDFNVPFIVDDDVALAKRVGADGIHVGQKDQKVGQVITEVGDQIFVGLSCDTKEQVEEANQLSGLAYIGSGPAFTTQSKADADPVIGPEEIAKLVKLSDYPVVAIGGITEDNVTELAGTGVAGVSVISVIAQSDNINRTVSELKTVKY, encoded by the coding sequence ATGACGATTAAATTTGAATCAAAGCACCTAGGCGCTTACTTTATTTGTGGAACTCAAGATATTAAAAACGAAAACCAGACGATTGTTTCTGTTTTGACTGAGGCTCTCAACGCTGGAATTACAGCGTTTCAGTTTCGGGAAAAGGGGCCGACTTCACTGACAGGGGAAGCCAAGTACAAACTGGCAGTTACTCTAAAGAAATTATGTAAGGATTTCAACGTACCGTTTATTGTGGATGATGACGTGGCGTTGGCTAAGCGAGTGGGGGCTGACGGAATTCACGTCGGTCAAAAGGATCAAAAGGTAGGTCAGGTGATCACTGAAGTTGGCGACCAGATATTTGTCGGCCTTTCTTGTGATACTAAGGAACAAGTTGAGGAAGCAAATCAGCTTTCTGGGTTAGCATACATTGGTAGTGGTCCGGCGTTTACAACACAATCTAAAGCAGATGCTGATCCGGTGATTGGCCCAGAAGAAATTGCCAAATTGGTTAAGCTGAGTGACTATCCAGTCGTTGCTATTGGTGGGATTACCGAAGATAACGTTACAGAATTGGCAGGGACAGGTGTGGCCGGCGTTTCTGTAATTTCAGTGATTGCCCAAAGTGATAACATCAACCGAACAGTCAGTGAGCTTAAGACAGTTAAATACTAA
- the thiD gene encoding bifunctional hydroxymethylpyrimidine kinase/phosphomethylpyrimidine kinase encodes MVNGTVQTLTIAGTDSGGGAGVMADIKTMQERHVFSAAVVVAVTAQNTLGVADFMAMPKKMIDEQFKSVAEDLKIRAAKTGMLADVPTVEAVVENLKKYDLGPLTVDPVMIAKGGARLLSEDAIQTVKTELLPLATILTPNLPEAEELTGMQIKSEDDMKTAAQKLQDMGVKNVLVKGGHNISEGKSSDFVLLEDGNSFWVTSPRVDTNRTHGTGDTLSSCITAELAKGKSVEDAIRIGKRYVSATIADGIQVGHGHGPLNHWAKIEGENDDD; translated from the coding sequence ATGGTAAACGGGACAGTTCAAACTCTGACAATTGCTGGTACAGATAGTGGCGGTGGTGCTGGAGTAATGGCAGACATTAAAACAATGCAGGAACGACACGTGTTTTCAGCAGCGGTCGTGGTTGCGGTGACTGCTCAGAATACTCTGGGGGTTGCTGACTTTATGGCAATGCCCAAGAAGATGATTGATGAGCAGTTCAAGTCCGTGGCAGAAGATTTGAAAATTCGGGCAGCTAAAACCGGAATGTTGGCAGATGTGCCAACGGTCGAAGCGGTTGTTGAAAACCTGAAGAAGTATGACTTAGGGCCACTTACAGTGGATCCAGTGATGATTGCCAAGGGTGGCGCTCGACTATTGTCTGAGGACGCAATCCAAACGGTAAAAACAGAATTGCTACCATTAGCAACAATTTTGACCCCTAATTTACCTGAAGCAGAAGAATTAACGGGGATGCAGATTAAGTCAGAAGATGATATGAAAACTGCTGCTCAAAAGCTTCAAGATATGGGGGTTAAAAACGTACTGGTTAAGGGTGGCCACAATATTTCTGAAGGCAAGTCTTCTGATTTTGTCCTGCTTGAGGACGGAAATAGTTTCTGGGTCACAAGCCCCCGAGTGGACACCAACCGGACTCACGGAACTGGAGATACGCTGTCTTCATGCATTACTGCTGAATTGGCGAAGGGTAAGAGTGTTGAAGATGCGATTCGAATCGGTAAACGCTACGTTTCAGCCACCATTGCTGACGGAATTCAAGTGGGTCACGGACATGGTCCACTGAATCATTGGGCAAAGATTGAGGGAGAAAACGATGACGATTAA
- the thiM gene encoding hydroxyethylthiazole kinase: MKIDLLSKLRKQNPIAFNISNFVTVQDVANGINAIGASPIMSEEKNEAEAMIKISNSLTVNLGAFTEGQLDQIAAVTKYANQYNKPIVIDPVAVGAVQYRLDRCNELLDNINVAVIRGNAGEIAALADVEWQAKGIDAGEGDADLEAIAKALAKKRDCVVVLSGKTDIITNGDAVVRVYNNTDLFKLHVGSGDMLSSTIGTFVAIEDDYFEAAQVAATVFAVAGEIVANRMDQPLAGSFGPQLIDELHLISVADVEKHAQFD, from the coding sequence ATGAAAATTGATCTACTAAGTAAATTACGGAAACAAAATCCAATTGCTTTTAATATTTCTAATTTCGTCACTGTTCAAGATGTCGCAAATGGAATTAATGCCATTGGGGCATCTCCAATCATGTCCGAAGAAAAAAATGAAGCTGAGGCAATGATCAAGATTTCTAATTCGTTGACGGTCAACCTAGGGGCGTTTACTGAAGGCCAGTTAGATCAAATTGCGGCTGTAACTAAGTATGCCAACCAATACAATAAGCCAATCGTGATTGACCCAGTTGCCGTTGGGGCGGTTCAGTATCGGTTAGATAGATGTAATGAATTGCTCGATAACATTAATGTGGCCGTTATTCGTGGTAACGCCGGTGAAATTGCCGCATTAGCAGATGTTGAATGGCAAGCTAAGGGAATCGATGCTGGTGAAGGGGATGCTGACTTAGAGGCAATTGCTAAGGCGCTTGCAAAAAAACGTGATTGTGTTGTTGTTCTGAGCGGTAAAACTGACATTATTACAAATGGTGACGCAGTTGTTCGCGTTTATAACAACACTGATTTGTTCAAACTACATGTTGGTTCAGGCGATATGCTTTCAAGCACAATCGGAACGTTTGTGGCAATTGAAGACGACTACTTTGAGGCGGCCCAAGTTGCAGCAACGGTTTTTGCAGTTGCCGGAGAAATAGTGGCTAATCGGATGGATCAACCTTTGGCGGGCTCATTTGGTCCCCAGTTGATTGATGAGTTGCACTTGATTTCAGTGGCTGATGTTGAAAAACACGCCCAGTTTGATTAA
- a CDS encoding oxidoreductase codes for MTKKVAVVTGGSSGIGKEIAKHLYRNGMEVYTLSRRVEKMNELDDLGIKTGFVDVADYDSIDKAVQTIYDDAGHIDVLVNNAGFGSFGSLEDVDLKDGEYQFKVNVFGAMKMIQAVLPIMREQGSGRIINMSSMAGKTGMPLASWYVGSKYAIEGMSDSLRQELKEFGIDVVVVEPGAIESNWSKIAMKSLNEVSGDGAYAAASRKVADFFELAYRYASKPMVVARMVDQAAFSAKPKARYAGGTGAKASIALQKILPDKAFDALMDQVRTMAQKMVNKEKAQRNQIDPETETK; via the coding sequence ATGACTAAAAAAGTGGCAGTTGTTACGGGCGGTTCTTCTGGGATTGGTAAAGAAATCGCTAAACATTTATACCGTAACGGTATGGAAGTGTACACTCTATCTCGCCGAGTAGAAAAGATGAATGAACTTGATGATTTAGGAATCAAGACTGGATTTGTGGACGTTGCTGATTACGATAGTATCGACAAGGCAGTGCAAACTATTTATGATGATGCGGGGCATATCGATGTTTTGGTAAACAATGCTGGCTTTGGTTCGTTTGGCTCCTTGGAAGATGTCGACCTTAAAGATGGTGAATACCAGTTTAAAGTCAACGTGTTTGGGGCAATGAAAATGATTCAGGCAGTGTTGCCAATCATGAGAGAACAAGGTTCTGGTCGCATCATCAACATGTCATCAATGGCTGGCAAGACCGGAATGCCTTTGGCTAGCTGGTACGTTGGTTCTAAGTATGCGATTGAGGGAATGAGCGATTCACTTCGTCAAGAACTTAAAGAATTTGGGATTGATGTTGTTGTCGTTGAACCAGGTGCAATTGAGTCCAACTGGAGCAAGATTGCCATGAAGAGCCTGAATGAAGTTTCTGGTGATGGCGCATACGCAGCAGCTAGTCGCAAGGTTGCCGACTTCTTTGAATTAGCATATCGTTACGCATCTAAACCAATGGTAGTTGCTAGAATGGTTGACCAAGCTGCATTTTCTGCAAAACCTAAAGCTCGTTACGCAGGTGGCACTGGTGCTAAGGCATCAATTGCACTACAAAAGATTCTTCCAGACAAGGCGTTTGATGCCTTGATGGATCAAGTTAGAACTATGGCTCAAAAAATGGTCAATAAGGAAAAGGCACAACGAAATCAAATTGACCCAGAGACCGAAACCAAGTAA
- a CDS encoding aldo/keto reductase has product MSLTDTYTLYNGVKIHQVGFGTWQSADGDEAYKAVKWALEAGYRHIDTAAAYGNEESVGKAIKDSGIPREELFITTKLWNEDHGYESTKEAFGKSLEKLGLDYVDLYLIHWANPVKFRDNWKEANAGSWKAFEEFYENGTAKAIGVSNFRPKHLDALLETAKVKPMVNQMFINPSDMQPGVVEYNNDHDILTEAYSPLGTGAIFKIPELKEIADKYGKSPAQVVLRWSLQHGFLPLPKSVHEEYIKANTEIFDFELSEEDVKTIDSFHGKAGLATDPDTTDF; this is encoded by the coding sequence ATGTCATTAACTGATACTTACACTTTATATAACGGAGTGAAAATTCATCAAGTTGGTTTTGGTACTTGGCAATCAGCTGACGGTGATGAAGCCTACAAAGCTGTTAAGTGGGCTCTTGAAGCCGGCTACCGCCATATCGATACCGCTGCCGCATACGGTAACGAAGAAAGTGTTGGTAAAGCGATCAAAGACAGTGGAATTCCACGTGAAGAGCTCTTTATCACCACAAAACTATGGAATGAAGATCATGGGTACGAATCAACCAAAGAGGCCTTTGGCAAGTCCCTAGAAAAGCTTGGCCTCGACTACGTTGACCTTTACTTGATTCACTGGGCCAACCCAGTTAAGTTCCGTGACAACTGGAAAGAAGCAAATGCCGGTAGTTGGAAAGCATTTGAAGAATTCTACGAAAATGGCACCGCAAAGGCCATCGGAGTATCTAACTTCCGACCAAAACATTTAGATGCCCTATTGGAAACTGCTAAAGTTAAGCCAATGGTTAACCAAATGTTTATCAACCCTTCAGACATGCAACCAGGGGTTGTTGAATACAACAATGATCACGACATTTTGACAGAAGCGTACAGCCCACTTGGAACCGGTGCTATCTTCAAAATCCCAGAACTTAAGGAAATTGCTGACAAATATGGTAAGTCACCTGCCCAAGTTGTTTTACGCTGGTCACTGCAACATGGCTTCTTGCCACTACCAAAGTCAGTTCACGAGGAGTACATCAAAGCCAACACTGAGATTTTTGACTTTGAATTAAGCGAAGAAGACGTGAAGACAATTGATAGTTTCCACGGTAAGGCTGGGTTGGCAACGGATCCGGATACGACGGACTTCTAA
- a CDS encoding conjugal transfer protein TraX, translating into MIETAQRKWRGLTNFDIKVIGIIMMFIDHVHEMFEPVVPGWVDWIGRPVAVIFMFISVEGFIHTHDRLRYMMRLLIGFWIMNIGTAIVQHFFSIGDFALLNNIFGTLFLGVFTMYGISFIEDGIKQHSGVQIAKGIGIILIPIVWSVVQMSLFAALPKLVSVLFIFPSVTMAEGGVLLYVAPLLYLLRKKRSWQMIGISAVAVAIFLMDPSHAFTTNTEWMLVFSIVILSMYNGQKGKSMRNFFYVFYPVHIWLFLISVALLFSCFYIRLEVRRIRIRCQPSLTVETINCLHVFFA; encoded by the coding sequence ATTATTGAAACCGCACAAAGAAAGTGGCGTGGTTTAACTAACTTTGACATCAAAGTAATTGGAATTATTATGATGTTTATTGATCACGTCCACGAAATGTTTGAACCAGTTGTTCCTGGTTGGGTTGATTGGATTGGTCGGCCGGTTGCTGTAATTTTTATGTTTATTAGTGTGGAAGGATTTATCCATACACATGATCGACTTCGATACATGATGCGCTTGCTGATTGGATTCTGGATTATGAATATTGGTACAGCAATTGTTCAGCATTTCTTTAGTATCGGTGATTTTGCATTATTAAATAATATCTTTGGAACCCTGTTTTTAGGTGTTTTCACGATGTATGGAATTAGCTTTATAGAGGATGGAATTAAGCAACACTCGGGTGTACAAATAGCTAAGGGGATTGGGATTATCCTTATCCCAATCGTTTGGTCAGTTGTTCAGATGAGTTTGTTCGCAGCTCTTCCTAAATTAGTTAGCGTTCTGTTTATCTTCCCAAGTGTAACTATGGCAGAAGGTGGCGTACTCCTATATGTTGCCCCATTGCTGTACTTGTTGAGGAAGAAGCGTTCGTGGCAAATGATTGGGATTTCGGCTGTAGCTGTAGCCATCTTTTTGATGGATCCAAGTCATGCATTTACCACCAACACGGAATGGATGTTGGTATTCTCAATCGTGATTTTGTCGATGTACAACGGCCAAAAGGGAAAGAGCATGCGGAATTTCTTCTACGTGTTCTATCCAGTGCACATTTGGCTATTTTTAATTAGTGTAGCTTTATTATTTAGTTGCTTCTATATTAGATTAGAAGTCCGTCGTATCCGGATCCGTTGCCAACCCAGCCTTACCGTGGAAACTATCAATTGTCTTCACGTCTTCTTCGCTTAA
- a CDS encoding WxL domain-containing protein — protein MKNMKKLLTISAVSLSGLVGLAIAGNNNVAKAAPSFPTYKGIAHDALDPMGSVNYTSNKDFNIADGMSGAGYYSGGTKYLGPRNGKSAAAAISTIQVKVSDSKKGKVFKIKTIKPSMSTMKQPAVGPRLDTVPNLSFNGLSKMKLSKMAQSVGLMGYSVNKGMSAGKMAFDGNSMGAIKVNAKRMDTNKGYRLFASLSALKNAQGKTLSKARLTINTKSAKGAMGSVAKLYSSTGKANTLLTAKAGAKGEAMVKLGKGDVKLLVAKAKNVKAGTYQANLVFTLANSASASASKANANAMRTPSDLS, from the coding sequence ATGAAGAACATGAAGAAATTATTAACAATCAGCGCAGTTTCACTTTCAGGATTAGTTGGTTTAGCAATCGCAGGTAACAACAATGTTGCTAAAGCTGCTCCATCATTTCCAACTTACAAGGGAATTGCCCACGACGCTTTGGATCCCATGGGTTCAGTAAACTATACATCTAATAAAGACTTCAACATCGCTGATGGCATGTCAGGTGCTGGTTACTATTCAGGAGGAACTAAGTACCTCGGTCCTAGGAACGGTAAGAGTGCTGCGGCAGCTATTTCAACAATTCAAGTAAAGGTTTCTGATAGTAAAAAAGGTAAGGTCTTTAAAATTAAGACCATTAAACCAAGCATGAGCACCATGAAACAGCCAGCAGTTGGCCCTCGTTTAGACACAGTTCCTAACCTGAGCTTCAATGGTTTAAGTAAGATGAAATTATCTAAGATGGCACAATCGGTTGGTTTAATGGGTTACTCAGTCAACAAAGGAATGAGCGCAGGCAAGATGGCCTTTGACGGTAACTCAATGGGAGCAATCAAAGTCAACGCCAAGCGGATGGACACTAACAAGGGATACCGCCTCTTCGCATCCCTTTCAGCACTGAAGAATGCCCAAGGCAAGACCCTTTCAAAGGCTAGACTAACAATCAATACTAAGAGTGCTAAAGGTGCCATGGGTTCAGTAGCTAAGCTATACTCAAGCACAGGCAAGGCTAATACATTATTAACTGCTAAAGCCGGTGCTAAGGGTGAAGCAATGGTCAAGCTTGGCAAAGGTGACGTTAAGTTATTAGTTGCTAAAGCTAAGAACGTCAAAGCTGGCACTTACCAAGCAAACTTGGTATTTACCCTTGCTAACAGTGCAAGCGCCTCAGCAAGCAAAGCTAACGCTAACGCAATGAGAACTCCAAGCGACTTGAGCTAA
- a CDS encoding response regulator: protein MSATILLVDDEPSITDINSKYLERAGYNVHIAANGIEALEWLDDHTADLIATVINILHLVTKSAIC, encoded by the coding sequence ATGAGCGCAACTATTTTACTAGTCGATGACGAACCATCAATTACCGATATCAATAGCAAGTATCTTGAACGAGCTGGATACAACGTTCATATTGCCGCCAACGGAATTGAAGCCTTGGAATGGCTAGATGATCATACCGCTGATTTAATCGCCACGGTGATTAACATCCTTCACCTTGTAACGAAGAGCGCCATTTGCTGA
- the rlmD gene encoding 23S rRNA (uracil(1939)-C(5))-methyltransferase RlmD, translating to MNNYNQNFYEEDDVRVDPGQQFNIKIKHLGINGEGIGYYQHKLVFVPGALPTETVTVEVQNDLKNFIRASLVKVLETSAERIDPVDEYANNVGGFELENLSYDAQLKFKHDIIGETLEKFQPEGYKKYKLLPTIGMENPVGYRNKATFQIREQDGKVVAGLYKSRSHEVVDLQTSALQHPLTMKIMRAIVTMIQDLGIPVYNEEQNSGIIKTVVVRVAVATNEAQVTFITQSKKLLKKHQLIERIHEELPEVVSIAQNVNPGETSLVWGDETMLIDGKNTITEKIGDVRFDLSVRAFMQANPYMIPILYDEAFKALNLRSKDRVVDAYSGVGTIGLTIAKDVREVRGMDTIPEAVEDANVNAIKNGIMNATYEVGKAEELLPAWLDEGFKLDAIIVDPPRTGLDDALIDTILDTEPKKFVYISCNPSTLARDLVKLTEKYRVEYIQSVDLLPQTARIECVVKFIKK from the coding sequence ATGAATAACTACAATCAAAATTTTTACGAAGAGGATGACGTTCGCGTTGATCCTGGTCAGCAATTCAACATCAAAATCAAGCATCTCGGTATTAACGGAGAAGGAATCGGCTATTACCAACACAAACTAGTTTTTGTGCCTGGTGCCCTCCCAACCGAAACCGTGACCGTCGAGGTTCAAAATGACCTCAAGAATTTCATTCGGGCTAGTTTAGTTAAAGTACTAGAAACTAGTGCAGAACGGATCGACCCTGTTGATGAATACGCCAATAATGTTGGTGGTTTTGAACTAGAAAATCTATCATATGACGCTCAACTTAAATTTAAGCACGACATCATTGGTGAGACACTAGAGAAGTTCCAACCTGAAGGTTACAAGAAGTACAAACTTCTTCCTACAATTGGGATGGAAAATCCCGTTGGCTACCGTAATAAAGCCACATTCCAAATTCGTGAGCAAGACGGCAAAGTCGTTGCAGGTTTGTACAAATCACGAAGTCATGAAGTGGTTGACTTACAAACTTCAGCACTCCAACATCCATTGACTATGAAAATCATGCGGGCAATTGTCACGATGATTCAAGACTTAGGCATCCCCGTTTACAATGAGGAGCAAAACTCTGGAATCATCAAAACTGTCGTGGTTCGGGTAGCCGTTGCTACAAACGAGGCCCAAGTTACCTTCATTACCCAAAGTAAGAAGTTGCTGAAGAAACACCAGTTAATCGAACGGATTCACGAAGAACTTCCCGAAGTTGTCAGCATTGCTCAAAACGTAAACCCTGGCGAGACTTCCCTAGTATGGGGCGACGAGACCATGCTAATCGATGGCAAAAACACCATCACTGAGAAAATTGGTGACGTTCGTTTTGATTTATCCGTTAGAGCCTTCATGCAAGCTAACCCTTATATGATTCCAATTCTATACGACGAAGCCTTTAAGGCGCTTAATCTCCGTTCTAAAGACCGAGTAGTCGATGCTTACTCAGGAGTTGGTACTATTGGGTTAACAATTGCCAAAGACGTCCGTGAAGTTCGCGGAATGGATACCATTCCAGAAGCTGTCGAAGACGCCAACGTCAATGCCATCAAAAATGGAATCATGAACGCCACTTATGAAGTCGGCAAAGCCGAAGAGCTACTACCAGCTTGGTTAGATGAAGGCTTTAAGCTAGACGCAATCATCGTTGATCCACCCCGAACTGGGTTGGATGATGCTTTGATCGACACAATTTTGGACACCGAACCTAAAAAGTTTGTCTACATTTCATGTAACCCTTCAACGCTAGCTCGTGATTTAGTTAAATTAACTGAGAAGTACCGCGTTGAATACATTCAGTCAGTTGATTTGCTTCCACAGACCGCCAGAATTGAATGTGTTGTTAAATTTATTAAGAAGTAA